attaaagataatttttaatgcatgtatgtaattaaaaaaaaataaagcactaacaatatttaacgagttaaaaaatagaataggtacaatacaaaaaaaactaataatatattatttcaattagtttgatttttttttttaatgttttcataatCGTATCTTTATTAAAATCCGATAGTGTCAATAATCTAGTcgataactttattttatcattagattttaagaaaaatgtcatAGACAACTTCTTATACATTCggctatagtttttaaattttgtttgtagtTTATAGTTTGTTGTAATagattatcattatattgttttacgtttgtatataaaatatctaaaacgaTTTCACTTgtccataaacataatattgccaTGTTATCATTAGCAACAGCGTGGACCATGGTGTCAATTATGTGTCATCGACGTCACGTCCAtcgtctaaaatctaaattagttACGAAATTATCAATACTAGAAAGAgtaacaatattactattataatttgaagtacCTATTTGGGTTTCCTACTCGacattaaaatgatatattttttttaataaatattttaaaaattgaattactattttcatttaattttcaagtatgaaatagttatataagttttaatgcTCAggcagaatattttatattatatttttatcacaaacaGTTACATAGTGGGTGGGTGGTGTTAACGAAACAAACTGTGTGACACGTGttgtactacctatacataaaaaaggtaaattatattaatatatattttggctTAAAAGATATTTATGTTTTCGAATGTAGgttttataaacaacaaaaactaacaatttttattttggaaataacaataaaggttaaaacataactttggtcacattttattgaaataaagttTTACAATACCAAATATGTCTcaaaatttttctaataaaaacgaaaatagaCTTTTAAAGTTAACCGTCAGTAATGATCAACTAACTCAATTACACGATTCAAACATACTAGAagacgataaaaatattttaaaaaaggttgcTTCTTTGAATACCAGCAGAATAGAAACCAagcaaaaaaacaatacatgTCAAAAAACATACAAAGTAAAACTTACTAACTACAAAAGACAGCAGATTGCGTTCGGTACAGCATACAATGAGTTAAAGATGAGCTACGAATCGATCAATAAGTTTAAAAAGGATTTATTATCTGATAACAAAATGTTAGAATTTGAAGAACCTGAAGACCTAGACTACATAGtatatacgatttatttttactaaattagtTGTACATGCTATgtactatatgataatatttgttatcTCCTTTTCAttctcttataatatttaatgtttatacttttataggttCAAAATACTCTGCAAGACAAATTTGGAAAAACATTCCCGAAACCAGAGGCTTCATTTAAAAAAGATCATgccgtttttgtttttaatcataataaaccATTAATCTGGCAAAACATTAATTCTACAACAGGTTATCAAAAACTAGACTTATCAATAGAAGAAGCATATAAACATGTATGGGATAATTATTTAGACGTATCTGAAAGGAATATGGAGTATCATTTTTGGCTTCAAAACATTATTGAACCAAATGAATTCTATGATTTACACGATGTtagaaaatacttaatacaaaatatgtttaataaagaACAGACTcctaaaaaattagaaacaaaactgaatgatttttataataatttacaattgaaatttatgaatataataagtgacgctgttgatatttttaattcagaaaacaaagttattaaaataaatgaaaacgaaGAATTAGAAGCAAATGCAGAAATTAAACTTCAGATGGATATTGAAGAGCATAAACATAAAAtggatatcaaaataaaaatgttagaaaTGGAAAATGAGAAGTTAAAACAAAAGGAGACTGAATGTTCAACACAAATAAGAACTTTGTTAGGAGAACTGGCatttagaaacaataaattaaataatgctaATGACCGTGTAATATTGTTAACGAAGgaaaaaaacgatttaatttCTATGATTCAAAAAATGGAAGTTAAAGACGATAGTTATCATacacttcaaaataaaattgcaaaagagcaagaaaaaaatcaaaatttaagaactattttagaagaagaatttgaaaaaacggatattaatttttaataaaataaaactcattTAAATAACTGCGTCTTAATGTAAGtgtataaacctatatattattactctatggtataaacaaatatttcttgaaaatatattataatagtttaaaacaactctatattttatattatatacaactgtATTATCGTATgtatcattgtacctatatggtaattaaactttttttatcttGTTTGATCGACACTGGGGCAACTAATTGATACCTTGACATTTtacataacttatataatatttataataaccacctactggctactacgtCCGTAatgttagaaaaaaacaatttattaagcaAATATGCAATGATTTACAAAATTACGAGTAGAGTTACATACATTATTCCATAACACACTAATGATACTTGTTATTGTAAATAGGTatctgaattaaaatataaatatatattactgatAAAACAATGATTAAGTATACAGAGGATTTATGCAATGAAGATATCTTGCCTTTAAGTAGGAGCATGATATTTGAAGTGGGATTTTAACGAATTTCAGAAAAACTCTAACTTTAaactcttataaaaaatatagtcaatataatatattttcaagattttaattgatatatgaagaacttataaggaacctgtaggttactaataaatattgaataattttatagataattttaaatagataggtaGTGTTAGTGTGttactgataaaataatgattaagtataatatagaggATCATCAATagataattattagatatactaCCTTTAAATAGGAGCATGATATTTGAAGTGGGTTTCAGaaatacttcataatataatacgtttatacataaatagtCCAAAAAAAATTGCCTTCAACTTTTATTCGATTGCATATAATTAGAAATAGGTgcctataacaattaataaattaaacatcatCATTCGATAATGTAgaaaaatactatatacataaaccAACTTTTTTAAGATTCAAAATCCATCAACGAATGTCTTTCCTTTCtcatataacataatttgaaaaacaaatttaaaaaacaaaaatggaaaaaagtAGGTAACCACTCTGCAGTACAGTAAAAGTCGAGGGTATCTCATTATCTCGTAATTGAGTAGGTCAATATAATGGaagtgttaattttaattatatagtaaataattgcatacgaaaaatgattctgagccgAGGCGGTCCTGTTAgcctattatcatattaatatattgcaattaattattaatttaggtgATTCGGTATATAAActaaatagacatttttattaaaattaatctaaatgttttgaaaacctcactgtgtttataaaatataataatatacataaaagttttaaattcaatcgacaaaatatattcttgtattacgacattaaaataagtaaaatcgttattctccgtttaaatataaaattttgtccaaattttaatttagaaaatttttgtgattttgactaattttgtaaaagttttaacttcaaatgctaaaaaaaacagtacttatgtatctttattattagatgtatcttttattatttttacaccatTAACTATAGAAAACCGTGCGAAAACATTTTATCGGTAGATACCTATCGTAcctattatagaaaaattaaataaaaaaaattcgtaaatgtaaaatatctataagtagCTCAAACCTACTAAAAacgttgaattaaaattttaagtacatGTCTATCCAGTAATCATTCGTTTTTTTGTTACACCAAAATAACATAATCAATTTAGTCAAAAACTGGGtttgcataaaaaattattttttccccGATTATTTCGATAAATACTGATTACCTATACTAAATTTTGAACCACCCCCTTGGATAATAATGGATGTATGTTCCAAGTACTTTTCATgtgtaaacacaaaaaaaacacacacatcactataaaatcaattaacgCTCcagtcagaatctaaaatcctacttaaaaactgttttattaatttgattgtttaatgattataaaagcattaaaatcaaagatttttataatcaaaaatatatattataactaatcgCCACCGAGCGCTAATTTTTCATTGAAGTTAAGTTTAATTCAGTGGCGTAACTGAATAAAAATCTAGGGGGGGGCAAAAAAATGAATCACCAATTTGGCCGTTCCTGTAGTCATAATCGCGATTTCAAGATAATAACATGTTCACGAATAATAATACGGATAATAATAGTCATGAATGCAATTATTGCGATAACCGTAACACtgacaccataatattattcaaaaagagaaacctaaaataaatataaacttttataaagtaatttgacgaaaaatatattttaatattataatattagttaacagcctagttaagaatactttttaaatgtggaTTATTTGGAGAGGCAAAATGATACTTTTGCCCCCACAAACATCTCTATTACGCCActggtttaattaaaaataataattcatattaataagtatataaatatataatgtgtttcTAATCTAAACATATAGTTATTTCAATTTCATGTTGTTCGAAATGAgtattattcaacttttattgaGTGGCATGTTAAGTGGGGTTGggcaattcataaaataaatactataatacttacaatcaaatcaaatcaacaaaacaataaaattgaaccgaaataagaatattgatgaaaattatttgagtaggtaccgaacatagtatattataggtacctgccaATGATTTTTCtgtaattaatcaaatttaaaggtaattaCTTTTCATTTCAGACTTTGGTACGTCGAACACAACACTGCTTATTTTCTGTTCTCCAGTTGGTGGTACAAGGAACTTATCAGTTGAGTTCATTCTTTTTAACCAAatgttttcctaaaaaaaaaatcatattttaaagattatatttacatatacctatttaaattatattgttatatcgtttattaataaaatagtaactaTATATCACGCAACTACGCTAATCCTATGATTCTTTTGCctataagacaatataataatattgcttattGTATCTACCCATTTCCacgtttaaaaaaactttaataaaaaaaaattgaagctccaaaattatataatattccaggtaatcaataaaaatcaacaaaacaCACAGTTAGGTACTCACACTGTTAGGGAAAGTATAATGAGAAAGTTCccccaaaattaataataaaacaagtcttcccaaaataaaattatttttatctttttttatatgaaaaaaattattccaaagtcatatacaaaaataaccaaaacTAGCGCTGATTACTTATAGAAACTAGCGTTAGGTAGCTAAACACAGTTTATAAGAAAACATCAAGGAAGTCACTCTGTTGTATGGTCGGTTTCGATTGTAGCTATACAATAAATGTACCTAGTTT
This is a stretch of genomic DNA from Acyrthosiphon pisum isolate AL4f chromosome A3, pea_aphid_22Mar2018_4r6ur, whole genome shotgun sequence. It encodes these proteins:
- the LOC100570289 gene encoding uncharacterized protein LOC100570289; this translates as MSQNFSNKNENRLLKLTVSNDQLTQLHDSNILEDDKNILKKVASLNTSRIETKQKNNTCQKTYKVKLTNYKRQQIAFGTAYNELKMSYESINKFKKDLLSDNKMLEFEEPEDLDYIVQNTLQDKFGKTFPKPEASFKKDHAVFVFNHNKPLIWQNINSTTGYQKLDLSIEEAYKHVWDNYLDVSERNMEYHFWLQNIIEPNEFYDLHDVRKYLIQNMFNKEQTPKKLETKLNDFYNNLQLKFMNIISDAVDIFNSENKVIKINENEELEANAEIKLQMDIEEHKHKMDIKIKMLEMENEKLKQKETECSTQIRTLLGELAFRNNKLNNANDRVILLTKEKNDLISMIQKMEVKDDSYHTLQNKIAKEQEKNQNLRTILEEEFEKTDINF